The following are from one region of the Dermacentor albipictus isolate Rhodes 1998 colony chromosome 5, USDA_Dalb.pri_finalv2, whole genome shotgun sequence genome:
- the LOC135905803 gene encoding sodium-coupled monocarboxylate transporter 2-like, translating into MQLIFIVLGPTIVIANVIAGSKSSIGAQQALRELDVRRYITNVEFDISHDENVWSSLLASTTFSLYRVGLDQVTVQRCMASRTLSDAKRTLFIGSFMLFTVYVLNLALALALVVWFWGCDPRLSGAINSHDQILPYYVSVYVTKLSGFTGLFVAAVVSAATSTISSIINSQAAVLYVDVLSPRFPSVKLHFKWVARGTAYEELVNVV; encoded by the exons ATGCAACTAATCTTCATTGTTCTGGGGCCGACAATTGTCATCGCTAATGTCATCGCCGGCTCAAAAAGTTCCATTGGCGCCCAGCAAGCGCTCCGTGAGCTCGACGTGCGCAGATATATAACCAA TGTAGAATTTGACATTAGTCACGACGAGAATGTCTGGTCATCCTTGCTGGCATCCACGACTTTTTCTCTTTATCGAGTCGGCTTAGACCAAGTGACTGTTCAAAGGTGCATGGCTTCCCGTACCCTCAGCGATGCGAAGAG AACATTGTTCATTGGGTCATTCATGCTCTTCACCGTGTACGTCCTCAACTTAGCCCTGGCTTTGGCTTTGGTAGTGTGGTTCTGGGGATGTGACCCCAGGCTCTCCGGTGCAATCAATAGTCATGATCAG ATCCTTCCATACTACGTGAGCGTTTACGTCACAAAGCTTTCTGGATTCACTGGTCTTTTTGTCGCTGCCGTCGTAAGCGCTGCCACAAG CACAATATCTTCAATAATCAACTCCCAGGCTGCCGTTCTTTACGTGGATGTACTGTCACCGCGCTTTCCTAGCGTAAAGCTTCATTTCAAATGGGTCGCACGGGGTACAG